The proteins below are encoded in one region of Selenihalanaerobacter shriftii:
- a CDS encoding glycosyltransferase, producing MKVAFCFEHSLTLKEEYLVRDLISDLQERLNIRIGKLRGRLTLERLSALDLLITDSYLTAKAVQNAGGIDVIYWFRDQEDDFELADEEVDFKVVTNSKYLKAKLSDALQKNAVIIHPGVKEKFYNVASPENNLESRKRLIVILGHTSADNLNNLMDSLELINQGCQVKVVILDKKSYELNTRLEYKFIHPDSLEAKVMEYSRADLALVISEEKGFDLAPLEVMACRTPAVFIYNQEVQNYLLEEVQEYILHNKNCRLLLNLTTKNLAITVLELLKDNVLAKKIAINGSITARDYSWMDTVEDWVKLIKKTGINLKKDKLLRVSEQLNELMNSANHDEDSYTETVDIVIVNYNTKEEIKDCLESIKEYTEYKYRVIVVDNNSVDSSLEYLESLDWIELIVNQENIGYAKACNQAINAGRGKYILLLNGDVKVTEGWLKPLVSIAESDDEVGIVAPKLINEEDKVTETSIADLSQGWPKLVNKRYDEEESFGIDGAAYLIKRNLIPEIGYLDERYFIYFEDIDYSCRAREKGYKVVCCPESKVYHLHEGSLVTGDEVGKKRRKKYFTESQELFNDKWQHLVSSGVELRDSIVVLGRDVWRSRYQRPQQILSKLSSKYKVLYIDDISFLPQLELNFEDELQIEKINPDLHVLSLFNSEKIDNLSQMESKLKLVAQVINDSLDRLNIRNPILWVDSPVWAPIIDYLSSEKIIYSYMSKFKEFVGELEDVNLVNEFEGELLSIADLILTPSYSLLEEIEDYNQKAQVVSNAVDLEHFAQVYEEELETPIELKDLKSPIVGYIGAIAEWFDTELVLELAEKNPTISIILIGRVNIEVDELEEYDNVYFLGERSYYELPNYLQCFDLCINPIIKNDLTSSVDLVALYEYLAAGKPVVSINLPEVNKFSKVVEVAKDSNEFCTKVEELCREENRVEVVEETKELLSSNTWEDRAEELERILMGMSDIRKASEIDDFITDDINNEEDGNLAMEKIIETERREILDLEKEEIDGEEGFLKMIWSKIRNKCKDIWDNIIGVEK from the coding sequence GTGAAGGTTGCATTCTGCTTTGAACATTCTCTTACCTTAAAAGAAGAATATTTGGTCAGAGATTTAATTTCAGATTTGCAAGAAAGATTAAATATTAGAATAGGAAAGTTAAGAGGCCGCTTAACTTTAGAACGATTGTCTGCTTTAGATTTATTAATTACTGATAGTTATTTAACAGCTAAAGCAGTTCAGAATGCAGGAGGAATTGATGTTATATACTGGTTTAGGGACCAGGAAGATGATTTTGAATTAGCTGATGAAGAAGTAGATTTTAAGGTAGTAACTAATAGTAAATATTTAAAAGCAAAGCTATCAGATGCATTACAGAAAAATGCAGTGATTATTCATCCTGGTGTTAAAGAAAAGTTTTATAATGTAGCATCACCAGAGAATAATCTTGAAAGTCGAAAGAGATTAATTGTAATTTTAGGTCATACTTCAGCTGACAACTTGAATAATTTGATGGATTCATTGGAATTGATTAATCAAGGATGTCAAGTTAAAGTAGTAATTTTAGATAAAAAAAGTTATGAACTAAATACTCGATTAGAATATAAATTTATTCATCCTGATTCTTTAGAAGCAAAAGTTATGGAGTATTCAAGGGCGGATTTGGCTTTAGTAATTTCTGAGGAAAAAGGTTTTGATTTAGCTCCATTAGAAGTTATGGCATGTAGAACTCCTGCAGTCTTTATCTATAATCAAGAGGTTCAAAATTACCTTTTAGAAGAAGTTCAGGAGTATATATTACATAATAAAAATTGTCGATTACTATTAAATCTAACAACTAAAAACTTAGCTATAACTGTTTTGGAACTTTTAAAAGATAATGTATTGGCTAAAAAGATAGCGATCAATGGAAGTATAACTGCTAGAGATTATTCATGGATGGATACAGTAGAAGATTGGGTTAAATTAATAAAAAAAACAGGGATAAATCTTAAGAAGGATAAGCTTTTAAGAGTTTCTGAACAGTTAAATGAATTAATGAATTCAGCTAATCATGATGAGGATAGTTATACTGAAACTGTAGACATTGTTATAGTGAATTATAATACAAAAGAAGAAATTAAAGATTGCTTAGAAAGTATTAAAGAGTATACTGAATATAAATATCGGGTAATAGTGGTTGATAATAATAGTGTGGATAGTAGTTTAGAATATTTAGAGTCTTTAGATTGGATTGAATTGATTGTTAACCAAGAGAATATAGGCTATGCTAAGGCTTGTAATCAAGCAATTAATGCAGGAAGAGGTAAGTATATTTTATTATTAAATGGTGATGTAAAAGTGACTGAAGGTTGGTTAAAGCCATTAGTTAGTATTGCTGAGTCTGATGATGAAGTAGGAATTGTAGCTCCTAAATTAATTAATGAAGAAGATAAAGTAACAGAAACCAGTATTGCTGACTTATCACAAGGGTGGCCTAAATTAGTTAATAAAAGATATGATGAAGAAGAATCCTTTGGTATAGATGGAGCGGCTTACTTAATTAAACGAAATCTAATTCCTGAGATTGGATATTTAGATGAACGTTATTTTATTTATTTTGAAGATATAGATTATTCATGTAGAGCTAGAGAAAAAGGATATAAAGTGGTTTGCTGTCCAGAAAGTAAAGTGTATCATTTACATGAAGGTAGTTTAGTTACAGGAGATGAGGTAGGCAAAAAAAGACGTAAAAAGTACTTTACTGAGAGTCAAGAGCTTTTTAATGATAAGTGGCAGCATCTAGTTTCTTCAGGAGTAGAACTTAGAGATTCGATTGTAGTGTTAGGTAGAGACGTTTGGAGGTCTAGATACCAGCGACCACAACAAATATTATCTAAATTAAGTTCGAAGTATAAAGTTTTATATATTGATGATATTAGCTTTTTACCACAATTAGAATTGAATTTTGAAGATGAGTTACAAATAGAAAAAATTAATCCAGATTTACATGTACTTTCTTTATTCAATAGTGAAAAGATTGATAACTTAAGTCAAATGGAATCTAAACTTAAATTAGTAGCTCAAGTTATTAATGATTCTTTAGATAGATTAAATATAAGAAATCCGATTTTATGGGTAGATAGCCCGGTTTGGGCTCCAATTATAGATTATTTATCATCTGAAAAAATCATATATAGCTACATGAGTAAATTTAAAGAGTTTGTTGGAGAATTAGAGGATGTTAATTTAGTCAATGAATTTGAAGGTGAACTATTATCTATTGCTGATTTAATCTTAACTCCATCTTATTCATTGCTTGAAGAGATTGAAGATTATAATCAAAAGGCGCAAGTAGTTTCTAATGCTGTTGACTTAGAGCACTTTGCTCAAGTTTATGAGGAAGAATTAGAAACTCCTATTGAGTTAAAAGATTTAAAGAGTCCGATAGTAGGTTATATTGGTGCAATAGCTGAATGGTTTGATACAGAGTTAGTTTTAGAATTGGCAGAAAAGAATCCAACAATCTCTATTATTTTAATTGGACGTGTAAATATAGAAGTAGATGAATTAGAAGAGTATGACAATGTTTATTTTCTAGGGGAAAGGTCATACTATGAACTGCCTAATTATTTACAGTGCTTTGATTTATGTATTAATCCGATTATTAAGAATGACTTAACATCATCTGTTGATTTAGTTGCTTTATATGAATATTTAGCAGCAGGGAAGCCAGTAGTAAGTATAAATTTACCAGAAGTAAATAAGTTTTCAAAGGTAGTGGAAGTAGCTAAAGATAGTAATGAGTTCTGTACAAAGGTTGAAGAATTATGTAGGGAGGAGAATAGAGTAGAAGTTGTTGAAGAGACTAAAGAATTATTATCAAGTAATACTTGGGAAGATAGAGCAGAAGAACTTGAAAGAATACTTATGGGAATGAGTGATATAAGGAAGGCAAGTGAAATTGATGATTTTATTACAGATGATATAAATAATGAGGAAGATGGTAATTTAGCTATGGAAAAAATTATAGAAACAGAAAGAAGAGAGATTCTAGATTTAGAAAAAGAAGAAATAGATGGGGAAGAAGGCTTTTTAAAAATGATCTGGAGTAAGATTAGAAATAAATGTAAAGATATCTGGGATAATATAATCGGTGTAGAAAAATAA
- a CDS encoding chymotrypsin family serine protease, with product MKTINRLVEKYREQIMKLENVIGVGSGHKEIKGHSTDEKSIIILVKEKLDEDELGRRHIIPEKIEEVTTDVIEVGEIELLTSKGNLNRTKRNRPAQPGISIGHYKISAGTFGAVVKDKETKKLLILSNNHVLANLTSGHDDRAEIGDPILQPGRHDGGEEENDIIGHLERFVPLKKKSSTSSCQIANGVENILNGISELIKFPYQIKFLRRMSEANLVDCAVAKPVSEDLIKSDILELGRIEGTVKPEIGVEVIKSGRTSGVTTAKIRVINATVEVNVTATEKATFKNQIITGALSKPGDSGSLVLNKDNKAVGLLFAGSNMSTICNPINHVMEELEIEFI from the coding sequence TTGAAGACGATAAATAGATTAGTTGAAAAGTATCGGGAACAGATTATGAAATTAGAAAATGTTATCGGCGTAGGAAGTGGTCATAAAGAAATAAAAGGTCATTCTACTGATGAGAAATCGATTATTATATTAGTTAAAGAAAAGCTTGATGAAGATGAATTAGGTAGAAGACATATTATTCCTGAGAAGATAGAGGAAGTGACAACAGATGTAATTGAAGTAGGCGAAATAGAATTATTAACTTCCAAAGGGAATCTGAATAGAACTAAACGTAATCGACCTGCTCAACCTGGAATTAGTATAGGTCATTATAAAATTTCAGCAGGGACTTTTGGAGCAGTAGTGAAGGATAAAGAAACAAAGAAATTACTAATTCTTTCTAATAATCATGTATTGGCAAATCTGACTTCTGGACATGATGATAGAGCTGAAATTGGGGATCCGATTTTACAACCTGGTCGTCATGATGGAGGGGAGGAAGAGAATGATATTATTGGTCATTTAGAAAGGTTTGTTCCACTTAAAAAGAAGAGTTCAACATCTTCTTGTCAGATTGCTAATGGAGTTGAGAATATCTTAAATGGAATTAGTGAATTAATTAAGTTTCCATATCAAATAAAGTTTTTAAGACGAATGAGTGAGGCAAATTTAGTTGATTGTGCAGTAGCTAAACCAGTATCAGAAGATTTAATAAAGAGTGATATATTAGAATTAGGAAGAATAGAAGGTACGGTTAAACCTGAAATAGGTGTGGAAGTTATTAAAAGTGGTAGGACTAGTGGAGTAACCACAGCTAAAATTAGAGTTATCAATGCAACAGTTGAAGTAAATGTTACTGCTACCGAAAAAGCTACTTTTAAAAATCAGATTATTACAGGAGCTTTATCTAAACCTGGAGATAGTGGATCTTTAGTTTTAAATAAAGATAATAAAGCTGTAGGTTTATTATTTGCTGGTTCAAATATGAGTACTATTTGTAATCCTATTAATCATGTGATGGAAGAACTAGAAATAGAATTTATATAA